ATAGCTATCCTGAAGCTGATGCATTTGATGCGTAAACTCTTGGTCATCAATCGCCAGTGTCACTTCAAAATTAAGCCACAAGCTGCGCATATCCATGTTTACCGTTCCCACTAAGCAGAACTGCTCATCAATCACGACCGATTTGGTGTGCAGTAAGCCGCCGTAAAACTCATAGATTTTTACACCCGCTAACAGCAACTCACTATAAAACGCACGTGATGCCCACTGCACCATAAGTGAGTCATTCTTGTGCGGAATGATTAGCTCGACATTTATCCCGCGTTGAGCCGTCATTTTGAGGGTCTCAAGTAAGTCGGTACTCGGAACGAAATAAGGCGTCGTAATACGAACTGATTTATTCGCTTGGTTAATGGCGAGCGTTAATACCTGATAGATTAGGTATTCAGGCATACCGGGTCCAGAAGGCACAACTTGTATTGGGTGTTGCGATTGATGCTGGTCAAGGCGGCATTCAGGCAGCGTAGGAAAGGCGCGTTCACCTGTTTCTACTTCCCAATCCCAACAATGAATCGCCGAGAGTACGTTGACGGTAGGACCGGTTACTCTCACCATAATGTCGATCCATTGACCTACGCCAGAGTCTTGTTTGAAGTAGGCAGGATCCACCATATTCATCGAGCCGGTGTAGGCCACTTGCTCATCAATGACAATGATTTTTCGGTGTTGACGCAAATCAAGTCGGCGAAGAAAAATCCGCCACGGCTTCACTTCCAATGCTTGTACGACGGTAATGCCTGCTTGTTGCATCTTAGCGACCCATGGGCTGCGAAAGAATCTCGGGCTACCCGCAGAATCCAGCAACAGTTTAACCTCAACGCCGCGATTGGCCGCGAGTATGAGTGCGTTCGCAACTTCATCTGCCATTCCGCCAGGGTGCCAGATATAGAAAACCATGCGAATCGTGTGTTGGGCTTTATTTATATCCTCTACCACTGAACGCATAATCGACTCGGGTGACTTGAGCAGTGACAGTTCATTGCCACTTAATGCAGGTAAGCCTAAGCGGTTGTTACA
This is a stretch of genomic DNA from Vibrio panuliri. It encodes these proteins:
- the cls gene encoding cardiolipin synthase produces the protein MEKFYHFVTLASIVLYWILVAGVTLRVVLKRRAVSVSLAWLMVIYIIPIVGVACYFLFGELNLGRKRADRAKEMLAPFVDWFSKLSDCHAHSPENFGRHIYRIDELCNNRLGLPALSGNELSLLKSPESIMRSVVEDINKAQHTIRMVFYIWHPGGMADEVANALILAANRGVEVKLLLDSAGSPRFFRSPWVAKMQQAGITVVQALEVKPWRIFLRRLDLRQHRKIIVIDEQVAYTGSMNMVDPAYFKQDSGVGQWIDIMVRVTGPTVNVLSAIHCWDWEVETGERAFPTLPECRLDQHQSQHPIQVVPSGPGMPEYLIYQVLTLAINQANKSVRITTPYFVPSTDLLETLKMTAQRGINVELIIPHKNDSLMVQWASRAFYSELLLAGVKIYEFYGGLLHTKSVVIDEQFCLVGTVNMDMRSLWLNFEVTLAIDDQEFTHQMHQLQDSYIAQSHTVALSDWRERSIFSRFLERTFYLFNPLL